One genomic window of Pungitius pungitius chromosome 11, fPunPun2.1, whole genome shotgun sequence includes the following:
- the c4b gene encoding complement C4-B isoform X2 — protein sequence MGCYAFFFLSLILTVEGSAGRFFISAPRVFHMGVNEKVFVQMGNSHLNNLVTLYLEYESTGTVVSATNTTLCTVEGEIKTVELKIERDSIQRLSQHFNLRYLLLVAESPSFRGRKTTKVMVSKRRGYIFIQTDQPIYTLTQNVRYRIFTLDHTLRPHDEAFHIEVYNSVGNRVLKTLKIATGGILQDSFPLPDVSKLGTWKITAHYDDDDDKANAASREFKVQKFVLPSFEVNIEMEQRFILLKTEQLNFSISAKYSHGEKVKGAYHCQFGVMEKMQRVIIRGLELTGMVNGGAEAASLQIENLNAHLEKQENKSLSELQQSGAQLYLRVFVTNIQSGEMQEAEVNLPIISHKYTLDLSRTRSHFLPGYPLEVVLLVSLPDGSAAAGVGVKIDVPSSTETFWEGKTNEDGGVFPAFNIPSNAQITVNVLADGQTQTKVIERAFSPSNSYLYLSFTNKVYSVGELLTVTYITVNGPNSGFIYYMVLSRGTLIKQNSLTFGTSVKDNLQITSDMVPSFRLVAYYYNQRGDIITDSVWIDVRDVCEMKVKVEGKSSYEPGNKARIEVDLYGQKATAALLAVDKAIYALNADNKLTAKQVFSSMQSYDLGCSYSGGSDPESVLVNAGLSSLSQSRTMWKKNSDCGSKVARQRRAVDLQQEMMTLKSNFSDEQNQKCCVRGFSLIPMKRTCQERVKRISMVEDNPSCAISFLKCCLEGQRLRQKKIRDDSEKGLGRTAEVADIEDFFWDTGDQYIRRFFPPSFAFTKIEINGKRWIDLTLPDSITTWEIQVVTLSAATGFCVVKPLEVRSFKSAFVSLQLPYSVKKYEQISISPVIYNYGHDQLQVAVHMEQTEGLCSPGSATAVAFVNITVEPESSQFVSFSAVPMVTGSIPIKIRLYDMENEKGIDAIEKTLNVLTEGLEKRVEETQVYKLDGRSAKSFQISGILPDETVPGSSSNIFISAEADGFGSSRVRSLLSPEKVASLIQLPTGCLEQTTLRLTPTLSAVRYLDLSDQWLDLPAGSRDVALDNIEAGYIRIFPKEKPDGSYGSWYSTPHSNWLTALILKVLSLMAERQSMSFGEQGRKARIVQEEKINNLVNYLLTAQTTDGSFHDLKPVLHIGVVKGIDREAAMTAFISLALNRSLQFLNTDLRSKAEASITRSTTYLLMHLEELQHPYAVAITVYCLAVCLPEGTDHSSAWTRLRTLAIQEENGCYLWTTTPENQVIADAITIETAAYALLAAVELGHTKEADQIACWLTTKENYFGGYKSSQDTIMALEAMAEYELKRPVRSDVNLVAEFTVQGKKNKVQLVLDNKKEKVQTDLKKFSGNNIDVKVTGKGDAKLKIVKAYHVLDPEDSCDLVSISVTVEGKVKYTDKIIDNYEYYEDYDNEEEKEGRVPQSPIEWFDVRSRNKRDLNNNLISEDAVTYTICVSNSLNRNLSGMGIADVTLLSGFEVVIEDLDKLNDPREKYISHYEVSYGKVLLYFDELFESEECISFDAIQRVPIGLLQPAPAVFYDYYEPQTKCTVFYSAPQRSKMVSTLCSEDVCQCAERPCHKIQNTFQPEFRKKNVRLEHACFSPTVDYAYMVEVLNVSMKSNFDLYKTSVNEVLRSHGDKLVDENSVRVFAKRRQCKGQLEVGKQYLIMGKDGSTTDSSGKIQYLLESNTWVERKPLEEECKKSAHKVACTRLNLFQDEYKIYGCRQ from the exons ATGGGGTGCTacgcctttttctttttgtccctgATCTTGACTGTGGAGGGTTCAGCAGGCAG aTTCTTCATATCAGCCCCCCGTGTTTTTCACATGGGTGTTAATGAGAAAGTGTTTGTCCAGATGGGAAACTCTCATCTTAATAATCTTGTCACTCTCTACCTGGAGTACGAGAGTACCGGTACTGTTGTGTCTGCGACGAACACCACTCTGTGCACAGTGGAAGGAGAGATAAAGACAGTTGAGCTCAAG ATCGAAAGGGATTCAATCCAAAGATTGAGTCAACATTTTAACCTACGCTACCTTCTGCTGGTGGCCGAGAGCCCCTCCTTCAGGGGGAGGAAGACAACAAAAGTCATGGTATCAAAACGAAGGGGCTACATCTTCATTCAGACTGATCAGCCAATCTACACCCTGACACAGAATG TGCGATACAGGATATTCACTCTTGACCACACATTGAGGCCTCATGATGAGGCGTTCCACATAGAAGTATAT AATTCTGTTGGAAATAGAGTCCTCAAAACCCTGAAGATTGCAACGGGAGGAATACTCCAAGACTCATTTCCCTTACCTGATGTATCAAA ATTGGGCACATGGAAGATTACAGCAcactatgatgatgatgatgataaagcAAATGCTGCTTCCCGAGAGTTCAAAGTCCAGAAATTTG TTTTACCAAGTTTTGAGGTGAACATCGAAATGGAGCAgaggtttattttgttgaagACAGAACAGCTCAACTTCTCCATATCGGCAAA GTATTCGCATGGCGAAAAAGTGAAAGGGGCTTACCATTGCCAATTTGGAGTAATGGAAAAAATGCAGCGTGTGATTATCAGGGGGCTGGAGCTAACTGGGATG GTCAACGGTGGAGCTGAAGCAGCGTCTCTTCAGATAGAAAACCTAAATGCTCACCTCGAAAAACAGGAGAACAAATCCCTCTCTGAGTTACAGCAAAGTGGAGCACAGCTATACTTGAGAGTATTTGTAACCAATATACAAA GTGGTGAAATGCAAGAGGCAGAAGTAAACCTTCCTATCATCTCTCATAAATACACCTTGGATCTCTCCCGAACTCGCTCACATTTCCTCCCTGGATATCCGCTAGAAGTAGTG ctGTTGGTGAGTCTCCCAGATGGGTCCGCAGCAGCTGGTGTAGGAGTGAAGATTGATGTACCCAGCTCCACAGAGACATTTTGGGAAGGCAAAACCAACGAGGATGGGGGAGTGTTCCCGGCCTTCAATATTCCTTCTAATGCTCAGATTACAGTAAAC GTGTTGGCAGACGGCCAGACGCAAACAAAAGTAATTGAGCGAGCTTTCTCTCCGAGTAATAGCTACCTTTACCTGAGTTTTACCAACAAGGTGTACTCTGTGGGCGAGTTGCTGACAGTAACTTACATCACTGTCAATGGCCCAAACTCTGGGTTTATATACTACATG GTCTTAAGTCGCGGCACCCTAATAAAACAGAACTCTCTTACGTTTGGTACTTCAGTCAAAGACAACCTGCAAATAACCTCTGATATGGTGCCGTCATTCCGTCTCGTTGCCTACTACTACAACCAGCGTGGGGACATCATTACAGACTCTGTGTGGATAGATGTCAGGGATGTATGTGAGATGAAAGTCAAG GTGGAGGGAAAAAGTTCGTACGAACCGGGAAACAAGGCTAGGATAGAAGTGGATTTATATGGTCAGAAAGCCACAGCGGCTTTATTGGCTGTAGATAAGGCCATCTACGCTCTCAATGCCGATAATAAACTCACAGCCAAACAG GTGTTTTCCTCCATGCAGTCATATGACCTTGGGTGCTCATACAGCGGAGGATCTGACCCTGAGTCTGTACTAGTAAATGCTGGCCTGTCTTCTCTGTCTCAGTCCCGaacaatgtggaaaaaaa ATTCGGACTGCGGTTCAAAAGTTGCACGACAAAGGCGCGCAGTGGACCTTCAACAAGAAATGATGACCTTAA AATCAAATTTTTCCGATGAACAGAaccaaaaatgttgtgttcgCGGGTTTTCTCTCATCCCTATGAAACGAACATGTCAGGAAAGAGTGAAGAGAATCTCTATGGTGGAGGATAATCCTTCCTGTGCAATCTCCTTTTTAAAATGCTGCCTCGAAGGACAGCGActgagacaaaaaaagattCGAGACGACTCCGAGAAAGGACTTGGCAGGA CTGCAGAAGTAGCGGATATTGAGGATTTCTTCTGGGACACTGGTGATCAATATATTCGACGATTTTTCCCCCCAAGCTTTGCATTCacaaaaattgaaataaatgggAAAAGATG GATTGATTTGACTCTGCCTGACTCAATCACCACATGGGAGATTCAGGTTGTCACTTTATCTGCAGCTACTG GTTTCTGTGTAGTTAAGCCGTTGGAGGTCAGATCGTTTAAGAGCGCATTTGTCTCTCTGCAACTGCCTTACTCAGTGAAGAAATATGAGCAAATATCCATTTCACCTGTTATCTACAACTATGGCCATGACCAACTACAG GTGGCAGTTCATATGGAACAGACTGAAGGCCTCTGCTCCCCCGGCTCAGCCACCGCTGTGGCTTTTGTTAACATCACCGTGGAGCCAGAGTCTTCACAGTTTGTCTCCTTCTCCGCTGTTCCCATGGTAACCGGCTCAATACCTATCAAAATACGTCTCTACGACATGGAGAATGAGAAGGGAATAGATGCCATTGAAAAGACTTTGAATGTGTTG ACAGAAGGACTGGAAAAAAGAGTAGAAGAAACCCAAGTGTATAAATTAGATG GGAGGAGCGCAAAATCATTCCAAATTAGCGGAATTTTACCAGATGAAACAGTCCCAGGCTCCAGCtccaacattttcatttcagcgGAAG CGGATGGATTTGGCAGTTCACGCGTGAGGAGCCTTCTTTCCCCCGAGAAGGTTGCCAGTCTGATCCAATTGCCTACAGGATGTTTGGAACAGACAACGTTAAGACTTACCCCTACATTGTCAGCCGTGCGCTACCTCGACCTGAGTGACCAGTGGTTAGACCTGCCTGCTGGTTCCAGAGATGTTGCCCTTGATAATATCGAGGCAG GCTACATAAGGATTTTTCCAAAGGAGAAACCCGATGGTTCTTATGGATCATGGTATTCAACACCACATAGTAATTG GTTGACTGCGCTTATACTGAAAGTGCTATCGTTGATGGCGGAGCGTCAGTCCATGTCTTTTGGAGAGCAGGGCAGAAAAGCTAGGATTGTACAAGAAGAAAAGATCAACAACTTAGTCAATTACTTGCTCACAGCCCAGACCACTGATGGGTCATTCCATGACCTCAAACCAGTGCTACACATAGGAGTTGTG AAAGGAATTGACCGAGAGGCAGCCATGACGGCATTCATAAGTCTTGCCCTGAATCGGTCCCTTCAATTCCTGAACACTGACTTGAGAAGTAAAGCG GAAGCAAGCATTACCAGATCAACAACGTATCTCCTGATGCACCTGGAGGAGCTTCAGCATCCATACGCTGTTGCCATTACAGTCTACTGCCTCGCAGTCTGCCTTCCAGAGGGAACAGATCATTCATCTGCCTGGACAAGACTGCGAACACTGGCTATTCAAG AGGAAAATGGCTGTTATCTGTGGACAACAACCCCAGAGAATCAAGTGATTGCAGATGCCATCACAATAGAGACCGCCGCTTATGCTCTGCTTGCAGCAGTGGAACTCGGGCATACTAAGGAGGCAGATCAAATAGCCTGCTggttaaccactaaagaaaacTATTTTGGAGGCTATAAATCATCACAG GATACCATCATGGCATTGGAAGCCATGGCGGAGTACGAGCTAAAGAGGCCCGTCCGCTCTGATGTAAATCTAGTAGCTGAGTTCACAGtccaaggaaagaaaaacaaagtgcaaCTTGTTTTGgataataagaaagaaaaagtgcAAACAGACCTTAAG AAGTTTTCGGGGAACAACATTGACGTGAAAGTGACAGGAAAAGGCGATGCCAAGCTGAAA ATTGTAAAGGCCTACCATGTGCTGGACCCAGAGGACAGTTGTGACCTAGTGTCAATCAGTGTCACAGTAGAAGGGAAAGTGAAGTATACCG ACAAGATCATAGACAACTATGAATACTACGAGGACTATGACaacgaggaggaaaaggaggggcGTGTGCCACAATCACCAATTGAGTGGTTTGATGTTCGCAGCCGGAACAAGAGAGACCTTAATAACAACTTAATTTCAGAAGATGCTGTCACCTACACAATCTGTGTCAG TAATAGCCTGAACAGGAATCTCTCAGGAATGGGTATTGCTGACGTCACACTTTTGAGTGGATTTGAGGTTGTCATCGAGGACTTGGACAAG CTAAATGATCCACGGGAGAAATACATTTCTCATTATGAGGTCTCCTATGGGAAAGTGCTACTTTATTTCGATGAG ctcTTTGAATCAGAGGAATGTATTAGTTTTGATGCCATACAGAGAGTACCAATTGGTCTTCTACAGCCTGCTCCAGCTGTGTTCTATGACTATTATGAACCAC AGACAAAGTGCACTGTGTTCTACTCCGCCCCCCAAAGAAGCAAGATGGTGTCCACCCTGTGTTCAGAGGATGTGTGTCAATGTGCAGAAA GACCATgtcataaaatacaaaatacattccAACCAGAATTTCGTAAGAAGAATGTCCGTTTGGAACATGCTTGCTTCTCCCCTACAGTAGACTACG catACATGGTGGAAGTCCTCAATGTTTCCATGAAGAGTAACTTTGACCTGTACAAAACGAGTGTAAACGAGGTGCTCAGATCAC ATGGCGATAAACTTGTGGATGAGAATTCTGTTCGAGTGTTTGCTAAGCGGCGTCAGTGCAAAGGACAGTTGGAAGTGGGAAAACAGTATCTCATCATGGGCAAAGATGGCTCCACAACAGACTCCAGCGGAAA GATTCAGTATCTTTTGGAGTCCAACACTTGGGTTGAAAGAAAGCCTTTGGAAGAAGAATGCAAAAAATCTGCACATAAAGTTGCCTGCACACGGTTGAATCTGTTTCAAGATGAGTACAAGATATATGGCTGCAGACAGTGA
- the c4b gene encoding complement C4-B isoform X1: MGCYAFFFLSLILTVEGSAGRFFISAPRVFHMGVNEKVFVQMGNSHLNNLVTLYLEYESTGTVVSATNTTLCTVEGEIKTVELKIERDSIQRLSQHFNLRYLLLVAESPSFRGRKTTKVMVSKRRGYIFIQTDQPIYTLTQNVRYRIFTLDHTLRPHDEAFHIEVYNSVGNRVLKTLKIATGGILQDSFPLPDVSKLGTWKITAHYDDDDDKANAASREFKVQKFVLPSFEVNIEMEQRFILLKTEQLNFSISAKYSHGEKVKGAYHCQFGVMEKMQRVIIRGLELTGMVNGGAEAASLQIENLNAHLEKQENKSLSELQQSGAQLYLRVFVTNIQSGEMQEAEVNLPIISHKYTLDLSRTRSHFLPGYPLEVVLLVSLPDGSAAAGVGVKIDVPSSTETFWEGKTNEDGGVFPAFNIPSNAQITVNVLADGQTQTKVIERAFSPSNSYLYLSFTNKVYSVGELLTVTYITVNGPNSGFIYYMVLSRGTLIKQNSLTFGTSVKDNLQITSDMVPSFRLVAYYYNQRGDIITDSVWIDVRDVCEMKVKVEGKSSYEPGNKARIEVDLYGQKATAALLAVDKAIYALNADNKLTAKQVFSSMQSYDLGCSYSGGSDPESVLVNAGLSSLSQSRTMWKKNSDCGSKVARQRRAVDLQQEMMTLKSNFSDEQNQKCCVRGFSLIPMKRTCQERVKRISMVEDNPSCAISFLKCCLEGQRLRQKKIRDDSEKGLGRTAEVADIEDFFWDTGDQYIRRFFPPSFAFTKIEINGKRWIDLTLPDSITTWEIQVVTLSAATGFCVVKPLEVRSFKSAFVSLQLPYSVKKYEQISISPVIYNYGHDQLQVAVHMEQTEGLCSPGSATAVAFVNITVEPESSQFVSFSAVPMVTGSIPIKIRLYDMENEKGIDAIEKTLNVLTEGLEKRVEETQVYKLDGRSAKSFQISGILPDETVPGSSSNIFISAEADGFGSSRVRSLLSPEKVASLIQLPTGCLEQTTLRLTPTLSAVRYLDLSDQWLDLPAGSRDVALDNIEAGYIRIFPKEKPDGSYGSWYSTPHSNWLTALILKVLSLMAERQSMSFGEQGRKARIVQEEKINNLVNYLLTAQTTDGSFHDLKPVLHIGVVQKGIDREAAMTAFISLALNRSLQFLNTDLRSKAEASITRSTTYLLMHLEELQHPYAVAITVYCLAVCLPEGTDHSSAWTRLRTLAIQEENGCYLWTTTPENQVIADAITIETAAYALLAAVELGHTKEADQIACWLTTKENYFGGYKSSQDTIMALEAMAEYELKRPVRSDVNLVAEFTVQGKKNKVQLVLDNKKEKVQTDLKKFSGNNIDVKVTGKGDAKLKIVKAYHVLDPEDSCDLVSISVTVEGKVKYTDKIIDNYEYYEDYDNEEEKEGRVPQSPIEWFDVRSRNKRDLNNNLISEDAVTYTICVSNSLNRNLSGMGIADVTLLSGFEVVIEDLDKLNDPREKYISHYEVSYGKVLLYFDELFESEECISFDAIQRVPIGLLQPAPAVFYDYYEPQTKCTVFYSAPQRSKMVSTLCSEDVCQCAERPCHKIQNTFQPEFRKKNVRLEHACFSPTVDYAYMVEVLNVSMKSNFDLYKTSVNEVLRSHGDKLVDENSVRVFAKRRQCKGQLEVGKQYLIMGKDGSTTDSSGKIQYLLESNTWVERKPLEEECKKSAHKVACTRLNLFQDEYKIYGCRQ; encoded by the exons ATGGGGTGCTacgcctttttctttttgtccctgATCTTGACTGTGGAGGGTTCAGCAGGCAG aTTCTTCATATCAGCCCCCCGTGTTTTTCACATGGGTGTTAATGAGAAAGTGTTTGTCCAGATGGGAAACTCTCATCTTAATAATCTTGTCACTCTCTACCTGGAGTACGAGAGTACCGGTACTGTTGTGTCTGCGACGAACACCACTCTGTGCACAGTGGAAGGAGAGATAAAGACAGTTGAGCTCAAG ATCGAAAGGGATTCAATCCAAAGATTGAGTCAACATTTTAACCTACGCTACCTTCTGCTGGTGGCCGAGAGCCCCTCCTTCAGGGGGAGGAAGACAACAAAAGTCATGGTATCAAAACGAAGGGGCTACATCTTCATTCAGACTGATCAGCCAATCTACACCCTGACACAGAATG TGCGATACAGGATATTCACTCTTGACCACACATTGAGGCCTCATGATGAGGCGTTCCACATAGAAGTATAT AATTCTGTTGGAAATAGAGTCCTCAAAACCCTGAAGATTGCAACGGGAGGAATACTCCAAGACTCATTTCCCTTACCTGATGTATCAAA ATTGGGCACATGGAAGATTACAGCAcactatgatgatgatgatgataaagcAAATGCTGCTTCCCGAGAGTTCAAAGTCCAGAAATTTG TTTTACCAAGTTTTGAGGTGAACATCGAAATGGAGCAgaggtttattttgttgaagACAGAACAGCTCAACTTCTCCATATCGGCAAA GTATTCGCATGGCGAAAAAGTGAAAGGGGCTTACCATTGCCAATTTGGAGTAATGGAAAAAATGCAGCGTGTGATTATCAGGGGGCTGGAGCTAACTGGGATG GTCAACGGTGGAGCTGAAGCAGCGTCTCTTCAGATAGAAAACCTAAATGCTCACCTCGAAAAACAGGAGAACAAATCCCTCTCTGAGTTACAGCAAAGTGGAGCACAGCTATACTTGAGAGTATTTGTAACCAATATACAAA GTGGTGAAATGCAAGAGGCAGAAGTAAACCTTCCTATCATCTCTCATAAATACACCTTGGATCTCTCCCGAACTCGCTCACATTTCCTCCCTGGATATCCGCTAGAAGTAGTG ctGTTGGTGAGTCTCCCAGATGGGTCCGCAGCAGCTGGTGTAGGAGTGAAGATTGATGTACCCAGCTCCACAGAGACATTTTGGGAAGGCAAAACCAACGAGGATGGGGGAGTGTTCCCGGCCTTCAATATTCCTTCTAATGCTCAGATTACAGTAAAC GTGTTGGCAGACGGCCAGACGCAAACAAAAGTAATTGAGCGAGCTTTCTCTCCGAGTAATAGCTACCTTTACCTGAGTTTTACCAACAAGGTGTACTCTGTGGGCGAGTTGCTGACAGTAACTTACATCACTGTCAATGGCCCAAACTCTGGGTTTATATACTACATG GTCTTAAGTCGCGGCACCCTAATAAAACAGAACTCTCTTACGTTTGGTACTTCAGTCAAAGACAACCTGCAAATAACCTCTGATATGGTGCCGTCATTCCGTCTCGTTGCCTACTACTACAACCAGCGTGGGGACATCATTACAGACTCTGTGTGGATAGATGTCAGGGATGTATGTGAGATGAAAGTCAAG GTGGAGGGAAAAAGTTCGTACGAACCGGGAAACAAGGCTAGGATAGAAGTGGATTTATATGGTCAGAAAGCCACAGCGGCTTTATTGGCTGTAGATAAGGCCATCTACGCTCTCAATGCCGATAATAAACTCACAGCCAAACAG GTGTTTTCCTCCATGCAGTCATATGACCTTGGGTGCTCATACAGCGGAGGATCTGACCCTGAGTCTGTACTAGTAAATGCTGGCCTGTCTTCTCTGTCTCAGTCCCGaacaatgtggaaaaaaa ATTCGGACTGCGGTTCAAAAGTTGCACGACAAAGGCGCGCAGTGGACCTTCAACAAGAAATGATGACCTTAA AATCAAATTTTTCCGATGAACAGAaccaaaaatgttgtgttcgCGGGTTTTCTCTCATCCCTATGAAACGAACATGTCAGGAAAGAGTGAAGAGAATCTCTATGGTGGAGGATAATCCTTCCTGTGCAATCTCCTTTTTAAAATGCTGCCTCGAAGGACAGCGActgagacaaaaaaagattCGAGACGACTCCGAGAAAGGACTTGGCAGGA CTGCAGAAGTAGCGGATATTGAGGATTTCTTCTGGGACACTGGTGATCAATATATTCGACGATTTTTCCCCCCAAGCTTTGCATTCacaaaaattgaaataaatgggAAAAGATG GATTGATTTGACTCTGCCTGACTCAATCACCACATGGGAGATTCAGGTTGTCACTTTATCTGCAGCTACTG GTTTCTGTGTAGTTAAGCCGTTGGAGGTCAGATCGTTTAAGAGCGCATTTGTCTCTCTGCAACTGCCTTACTCAGTGAAGAAATATGAGCAAATATCCATTTCACCTGTTATCTACAACTATGGCCATGACCAACTACAG GTGGCAGTTCATATGGAACAGACTGAAGGCCTCTGCTCCCCCGGCTCAGCCACCGCTGTGGCTTTTGTTAACATCACCGTGGAGCCAGAGTCTTCACAGTTTGTCTCCTTCTCCGCTGTTCCCATGGTAACCGGCTCAATACCTATCAAAATACGTCTCTACGACATGGAGAATGAGAAGGGAATAGATGCCATTGAAAAGACTTTGAATGTGTTG ACAGAAGGACTGGAAAAAAGAGTAGAAGAAACCCAAGTGTATAAATTAGATG GGAGGAGCGCAAAATCATTCCAAATTAGCGGAATTTTACCAGATGAAACAGTCCCAGGCTCCAGCtccaacattttcatttcagcgGAAG CGGATGGATTTGGCAGTTCACGCGTGAGGAGCCTTCTTTCCCCCGAGAAGGTTGCCAGTCTGATCCAATTGCCTACAGGATGTTTGGAACAGACAACGTTAAGACTTACCCCTACATTGTCAGCCGTGCGCTACCTCGACCTGAGTGACCAGTGGTTAGACCTGCCTGCTGGTTCCAGAGATGTTGCCCTTGATAATATCGAGGCAG GCTACATAAGGATTTTTCCAAAGGAGAAACCCGATGGTTCTTATGGATCATGGTATTCAACACCACATAGTAATTG GTTGACTGCGCTTATACTGAAAGTGCTATCGTTGATGGCGGAGCGTCAGTCCATGTCTTTTGGAGAGCAGGGCAGAAAAGCTAGGATTGTACAAGAAGAAAAGATCAACAACTTAGTCAATTACTTGCTCACAGCCCAGACCACTGATGGGTCATTCCATGACCTCAAACCAGTGCTACACATAGGAGTTGTG CAGAAAGGAATTGACCGAGAGGCAGCCATGACGGCATTCATAAGTCTTGCCCTGAATCGGTCCCTTCAATTCCTGAACACTGACTTGAGAAGTAAAGCG GAAGCAAGCATTACCAGATCAACAACGTATCTCCTGATGCACCTGGAGGAGCTTCAGCATCCATACGCTGTTGCCATTACAGTCTACTGCCTCGCAGTCTGCCTTCCAGAGGGAACAGATCATTCATCTGCCTGGACAAGACTGCGAACACTGGCTATTCAAG AGGAAAATGGCTGTTATCTGTGGACAACAACCCCAGAGAATCAAGTGATTGCAGATGCCATCACAATAGAGACCGCCGCTTATGCTCTGCTTGCAGCAGTGGAACTCGGGCATACTAAGGAGGCAGATCAAATAGCCTGCTggttaaccactaaagaaaacTATTTTGGAGGCTATAAATCATCACAG GATACCATCATGGCATTGGAAGCCATGGCGGAGTACGAGCTAAAGAGGCCCGTCCGCTCTGATGTAAATCTAGTAGCTGAGTTCACAGtccaaggaaagaaaaacaaagtgcaaCTTGTTTTGgataataagaaagaaaaagtgcAAACAGACCTTAAG AAGTTTTCGGGGAACAACATTGACGTGAAAGTGACAGGAAAAGGCGATGCCAAGCTGAAA ATTGTAAAGGCCTACCATGTGCTGGACCCAGAGGACAGTTGTGACCTAGTGTCAATCAGTGTCACAGTAGAAGGGAAAGTGAAGTATACCG ACAAGATCATAGACAACTATGAATACTACGAGGACTATGACaacgaggaggaaaaggaggggcGTGTGCCACAATCACCAATTGAGTGGTTTGATGTTCGCAGCCGGAACAAGAGAGACCTTAATAACAACTTAATTTCAGAAGATGCTGTCACCTACACAATCTGTGTCAG TAATAGCCTGAACAGGAATCTCTCAGGAATGGGTATTGCTGACGTCACACTTTTGAGTGGATTTGAGGTTGTCATCGAGGACTTGGACAAG CTAAATGATCCACGGGAGAAATACATTTCTCATTATGAGGTCTCCTATGGGAAAGTGCTACTTTATTTCGATGAG ctcTTTGAATCAGAGGAATGTATTAGTTTTGATGCCATACAGAGAGTACCAATTGGTCTTCTACAGCCTGCTCCAGCTGTGTTCTATGACTATTATGAACCAC AGACAAAGTGCACTGTGTTCTACTCCGCCCCCCAAAGAAGCAAGATGGTGTCCACCCTGTGTTCAGAGGATGTGTGTCAATGTGCAGAAA GACCATgtcataaaatacaaaatacattccAACCAGAATTTCGTAAGAAGAATGTCCGTTTGGAACATGCTTGCTTCTCCCCTACAGTAGACTACG catACATGGTGGAAGTCCTCAATGTTTCCATGAAGAGTAACTTTGACCTGTACAAAACGAGTGTAAACGAGGTGCTCAGATCAC ATGGCGATAAACTTGTGGATGAGAATTCTGTTCGAGTGTTTGCTAAGCGGCGTCAGTGCAAAGGACAGTTGGAAGTGGGAAAACAGTATCTCATCATGGGCAAAGATGGCTCCACAACAGACTCCAGCGGAAA GATTCAGTATCTTTTGGAGTCCAACACTTGGGTTGAAAGAAAGCCTTTGGAAGAAGAATGCAAAAAATCTGCACATAAAGTTGCCTGCACACGGTTGAATCTGTTTCAAGATGAGTACAAGATATATGGCTGCAGACAGTGA